The DNA window AATTAACTCAAGAACTAtgattgaaaaataaaataaaataaaataaaataaattcgtttgtattatatataaaaagaacggggaaaaaattaaatattataactaaAAAATGACCATCAATAAAGATAACGATGTTGAGTATTTGAAACAATTAGAAGCACAAAGGTTGGCATTTGAAACACAATTCGGTACGTTGGAATCAATGGGGTTTAAAGACAAAACTAAGGTAAGTGGGACCGCAGATactgaaaataatgatgacAATAGTGACACATGTAACGTTTCAGCATCAGATTCTGAGGATAATAGTGATGACAATAAAAGTGATGAAAAAATTCATCCACATAACACCAAGAGTGTGCATAATcctaaaattattaaatttgatCAGTTAATGATGGATGACAGTCTAAATAAACCAACTAAAATAAGTAAGGCAGATTTgaagttattaaaaagtgGGAAATCTACGATAGATCGAGGTACCATTAAAAAAggtttttccaaaaaaaaccatCGTGATAATGAAAGTAGAAGTGacgatgaaaatgaaaatgaaatggAGAACTTGCGTAACGATATAGAATTGCAAAACTTCATCAAAGAATCGCATTTGTTATCGGCATTTAGTAACA is part of the Saccharomycodes ludwigii strain NBRC 1722 chromosome III, whole genome shotgun sequence genome and encodes:
- the FAF1 gene encoding Faf1p (similar to Saccharomyces cerevisiae YIL019W | FAF1 | Forty (40) S Assembly Factor), which codes for MTINKDNDVEYLKQLEAQRLAFETQFGTLESMGFKDKTKVSGTADTENNDDNSDTCNVSASDSEDNSDDNKSDEKIHPHNTKSVHNPKIIKFDQLMMDDSLNKPTKISKADLKLLKSGKSTIDRGTIKKGFSKKNHRDNESRSDDENENEMENLRNDIELQNFIKESHLLSAFSNRGGNGVNSFRDDEITGKVRMKTLEQRLKTIQDNNHNVSNRYKSKSNTLESMPMNVRKGMVKKHLDRIDKYEKFAKENGIVLSKNGKKDGFRKIDTTYKKDIQKRIGSGSNRNIGGSNRRTSLKINSVGKSTRNGLILSKAEIRKINGGDKFSNGGSVKRSNRKR